From one Triticum urartu cultivar G1812 chromosome 3, Tu2.1, whole genome shotgun sequence genomic stretch:
- the LOC125543071 gene encoding tRNA (guanine(10)-N2)-methyltransferase homolog has product MWYLCVFYHRLLDYRRPEVQSLAELFGGPGAGAAVEWRTPENHHEDSPFHLVRLPGDERLAAQIANRSLLVKGIYELWGQGATYDELEKAIRAYPDERKLPYLTPESSFKIIVDSFGKAVSFEEQNAIIKRFTYIPFEGRVNLKKPDHKFFVLETDDYGPQNGLPPVAQKTVFFGRLVGAADRHVVPTYELKSRKYIGPTAMDCEMAFLMANQGLAQPGKLVYDPFVGTGSILVAAAHFGAMTMGADIDIRVVRDGRGPDCNIWSNFEQYKLPEPLCVLRADNNLPPWRPGLKEIFDAIICDPPYGVRAGGRKSGGRKLLKGIIPPYIVPDDKRENHIPSTAPYSLAECVHDLLLLAARMLVIGGRLVFFYPVLREDDVADVAKFPEHPCFKLVSSCEQILSLRYSRVLLTMVKVGPYTDEVERIGEERHQEFRENHQKWMEEGNLHSAVFSPAEHDGKPKFDKDSKPKYRGKYV; this is encoded by the exons ATGTGGTACCTTTGCGTCTTCTACCACAGGCTCCTCGACTACCGGCGGCCGGAGGTGCAGTCGCTCGCCGAGCTCTTCGGCGGCCCCGGCGCCGGGGCCGCTGTAGAGTGGCGTACGCCCGAGAATCACCACGAAGACTCCCCCTTCCACCTCGTCCGCCTCCCCGGCGACGAGCGTCTTGCCGCGCAGATCGCCAACCGCA GCCTGCTCGTGAAGGGGATCTATGAGCTGTGGGGGCAGGGTGCCACCTACGACGAACTGGAGAAGGCGATACGGGCGTACCCGGACGAAAGGAAGCTGCCGTACCTGACGCCGGAAAGCTCGTTCAAGATTATCGTCGACAGCTTCGGCAAGGCGGTCAGCTTCGAAGAACAGAATGCGATTATAAAGAGGTTCACCTACATTCCATTCGAG GGTCGTGTTAATTTGAAGAAGCCCGATCACAAGTTCTTTGTCTTGGAGACTGATGATTATGGGCCACAAAATGGCCTGCCACCAGTTGCTCAGAAGACGGTATTCTTTGGCCGGCTGGTTGGAGCAGCAGATAGGCATGTAGTGCCGACATATGAGTTGAAGAGCAGGAAGTACATTGGCCCAACTGCGATGGATTGTGAAATGGCCTTTCTCATGGCCAACCAAGGGCTCGCACAGCCTGGGAAACTTGTGTATGACCCTTTTGTTGGCACCGGGAGCATTTTAGTGGCTGCTGCACATTTTGGAGCCATGACTATG GGTGCAGATATTGATATAAGAGTTGTGCGGGATGGTCGTGGCCCCGATTGCAATATTTGGAGCAACTTTGAGCAG TACAAGTTGCCAGAGCCTTTGTGTGTGCTACGAGCAGATAACAACCTGCCACCTTGGCGTCCAGGATTGAAGGAG ATATTTGATGCAATCATTTGCGACCCCCCATATGGTGTCCGAGCTGGTGGGCGAAAGTCGGGCGGTCGGAAGCTCCTAAAAGGCATCATCCCTCCGTACATAGTTCCGGACGACAAGAGAGAGAACCATATTCCATCAACCGCGCCATACAGTCTTGCAGAATGCGTTCACGACCTTCTCCTCCTTGCAGCGAGAATGCTGGTGATTGGTGGCAGGCTCGTCTTCTTCTATCCCGTCTTGCGGGAGGATGATGTTGCCGACGTGGCAAAATTCCCGGAGCACCCCTGCTTCAAGCTGGTCTCCTCCTGCGAGCAGATCCTAAGCCTGCGGTACAGCCGGGTTCTGCTGACGATGGTGAAGGTCGGCCCCTACACAGACGAGGTCGAGAGGATCGGCGAGGAGCGGC